Proteins from a genomic interval of Arachis hypogaea cultivar Tifrunner chromosome 10, arahy.Tifrunner.gnm2.J5K5, whole genome shotgun sequence:
- the LOC112718333 gene encoding pollen receptor-like kinase 4, with protein MAHERKHYCFIFFFLFLLSIVFAPLSRADNDTQILLRFKNSLSDAGALQNWDESINICSWTGLLCKDDKLHGLKLENMGLSGTIDIDILSELSILNSFSVINNNFEGPMPEFKKLERLRGLFLSNNKFSGQIHDDAFVGMRRLKRVFLAENEFSGHIPSSLAQLPRLLDVDLHGNRFDGTIPEFENSDFRVFDLSNNQLEGSIPKSLSNVDPSAFAGNKRLCGKPLSNPCSNNEQPTPQNDNKTNKHRTLIIIIIIVVIVVILVLILALFIIIKRRRKAKNPNQLVEAANASKPQSSVAVSSDEAKMATSMEARASIEPSISIETKSIDVAATEAEAATALLSIQSVEDGGGGHGGGGGGGEDFNFVREDREVFDLQYLLRASAEVLGSGSFGSTYKAMIHSGQVVVVKRFKNMNKLGKQEFFEHMRRLGRLTHPNVLPLVAFYYGKEEKLLVYDFVQNGSLASHLHGKRSLALDWPTRLKIIKGVARGLAYLYKEFPDQKLPHGHLKSSNVLLDHAYKPLLTEYQLVPAINKSHAQQFMAAFKSPEASQHDSPGDKTDVWCLGILILELLTGRFPADYVRHGKGASEELETWVKSIVSGEVIDKDMVGGSNGQGEMLKMLRVGMGCCEWNEGSRLEWKEALAMIEEVKEKDNMEDESSGFSEWDLSFYSETL; from the exons ATGGCACATGAAAGAAAACACtattgcttcatcttcttcttcctcttccttctcaGTATCGTGTTTGCCCCGCTGTCACGGGCAGACAACGATACTCAAATTCTTTTGCGGTTCAAGAACTCGTTGTCCGATGCCGGCGCCTTACAAAATTGGGACGAGTCAATCAATATTTGCAGCTGGACCGGCTTGTTATGCAAAGATGACAAACTTCATGGACTAAAGCTAGAAAACATGGGATTAAGTGGCACCATTGACATAGACATTCTTTCCGAATTGTCTATTTTGAATAGCTTTAGTGTGATTAACAACAACTTTGAGGGTCCAATGCCGGAGTTCAAGAAGCTTGAGAGGCTAAGGGGATTGTTTCTTTCCAATAACAAATTCTCCGGCCAGATTCACGACGATGCATTCGTCGGCATGAGGAGGCTGAAGAGGGTATTCTTGGCGGAAAACGAGTTCAGCGGCCATATTCCTAGCTCTCTTGCTCAATTGCCAAGGCTTTTGGACGTGGACTTGCATGGAAATAGATTTGATGGTACCATACCTGAATTTGAGAATAGCgattttagggtttttgattTATCAAACAATCAATTGGAGGGTTCAAttccaaaaagcttgagcaaTGTGGATCCAAGTGCATTTGCTG GTAACAAAAGACTATGTggaaaacctctaagcaaccctTGCAGCAATAATGAACAACCCACCCCTCAAAATGACAACAAAACTAACAAACATCGCacactaataattataattatcataGTGGTAATTGTGGTTATCTTGGTTCTAATCCTAGCACTCTTCATAATCATAAAGCGCAGAAGAAAAGCCAAAAACCCTAATCAGCTGGTAGAGGCTGCAAATGCATCAAAACCTCAGAGTAGTGTTGCAGTTTCAAGTGATGAGGCCAAGATGGCGACATCCATGGAGGCAAGGGCATCCATTGAGCCAAGTATATCAATAGAAACAAAATCCATAGACGTGGCTGCGACTGAGGCTGAGGCTGCGACAGCCCTGTTATCCATTCAGAGTGTTGAAGATGGTGGCGGCGGCcacggaggaggaggaggaggaggagaagactTTAACTTTGTGAGGGAAGATAGAGAGGTTTTTGATCTGCAATACCTGCTGAGGGCCTCGGCCGAGGTACTCGGCAGTGGAAGCTTTGGATCAACCTACAAAGCTATGATTCATAGTGGTCAAGTTGTGGTGGTGAAGAGGTTCAAGAACATGAACAAGCTTGGAAAACAAGAATTCTTTGAGCACATGAGAAGGCTTGGGAGGTTGACACACCCTAATGTGCTCCCTCTTGTTGCATTCTACTATGGAAAAGAAGAGAAGCTTCTGGTCTATGACTTTGTTCAAAATGGGAGTTTGGCTAGTCATCTTCATG GTAAACGAAGTTTAGCGTTAGATTGGCCAACTCGTTTGAAGATCATAAAAGGAGTAGCAAGAGGCTTGGCATACTTATACAAGGAATTTCCAGACCAAAAACTGCCCCATGGACACCTCAAATCCTCAAATGTTTTGTTAGATCATGCATACAAGCCTCTTTTAACAGAATACCAACTCGTGCCAGCAATAAACAAAAGCCACGCCCAGCAATTCATGGCAGCGTTTAAGTCTCCCGAGGCAAGCCAGCACGACAGTCCTGGCGACAAGACTGACGTGTGGTGCCTCGGGATCCTTATACTGGAGTTGCTGACAGGAAGGTTTCCTGCAGATTACGTGAGGCACGGAAAGGGTGCGAGCGAGGAACTAGAGACATGGGTGAAATCTATTGTGAGTGGAGAGGTGATTGATAAGGACATGGTTGGAGGAAGCAATGGTCAAGGGGAGATGTTGAAGATGTTGAGGGTTGGGATGGGGTGTTGTGAGTGGAATGAGGGGAGTAGGTTGGAATGGAAGGAAGCTTTAGCCATGATTGAGGAGGTGAAAGAGAAAGATAACATGGAAGATGAATCTTCTGGTTTTAGTGAGTGGGACTTGTCCTTTTATTCGGAAACTCTTTAG
- the LOC112716199 gene encoding uncharacterized protein: MKPSSTTEPTKSTATISITTLSPQNEDHQQHNVPLLMQQPCYARSKPISSDELRNLRIILKWCALDHSYCFGRIISYALFVVLAMAAPLLISIFIGVSHSASIDDPFKFNKLVQLPESALALIAFFTLSRFFRRYGLRQLLFLDILQDDSMYVRRGYTRELEKAFKYLSFIILPSFFVQLAHKILLFTTANGGQFPLNSILFLLVLVSWVYRTGVFLLMCVLFRLTCELQILRFEGLKKLFEGCGDGCNNEASVIFREHVRIRRQLWVTSHRYRFFIIGCLVTISVSQLAALLLVLESKSHKTFFNSGDLVICSAVQLSGFLLCLVSAARITHRAQGIVSIATKWHMLVTNASAESEQFKAQMIPPECDSDSDSDSHSEGIYISVASQQRPSSSFQTRQALVTYLQHNYGGITVFGFLLDRGLLYTLFAFEFSLVMWILSKVVVLS; the protein is encoded by the exons ATGAAGCCATCATCAACCACTGAACCAACCAAATCCACCGCCACCATTTCCATTACCACTCTCTCTCCACAAAACGAAGATCATCAACAACACAACGTTCCATTGCTCATGCAGCAGCCATGTTATGCAAGATCAAAGCCTATAAGCTCGGATGAACTTCGAAACCTTCGAATCATTCTTAAGTGGTGTGCTCTTGATCACTCTTATTGCTTTGGAAGAATAATTTCTTATGCGTTGTTCGTCGTCCTCGCAATGGCTGCACCTCTCCTCATCTCAATCTTTATCGGTGTATCTCACTCTGCTTCCATTGATGATCCCTTCAAATTCAACAAGCTTGTTCAGTTACCGGAATCGGCCCTTGCTTTAATCGCCTTCTTCACTCTCTCCCGTTTCTTCCGAAG GTATGGCCTTAGGCAACTTCTATTCTTAGACATCTTACAAGATGACTCAATGTACGTTCGACGTGGCTACACACGGGAGCTTGAGAAGGCATTTAAATACTTATCATTCATAATATTACCTTCATTCTTTGTACAACTGGCACACAAGATCCTCCTCTTCACGACGGCTAACGGTGGTCAGTTCCCTCTAAATTCAATACTCTTCCTTCTAGTCCTTGTTTCATGGGTTTACAGAACAGGGGTGTTCTTGTTAATGTGTGTGCTATTCAGGCTAACATGTGAGCTTCAGATTCTAAGATTTGAAGGGCTTAAGAAGCTATTTGAAGGTTGTGGAGATGGTTGTAATAATGAAGCAAGTGTGATATTTAGGGAACATGTTAGGATTAGGAGGCAGTTATGGGTTACAAGTCATAGGTATAGGTTCTTTATAATTGGTTGCTTGGTTACTATCAGTGTTAGCCAGTTGGCTgctttgttgcttgttttggaaTCCAAATCTCACAAGACTTTCTTCAATTCTGGTGATCTTGTG ATTTGTTCAGCTGTGCAGCTAAGTGGATTTTTGCTCTGTCTAGTAAGTGCAGCAAGAATCACACACAGGGCTCAAGGGATAGTCTCAATTGCCACAAAATGGCACATGTTGGTGACTAATGCTTCTGCTGAGTCAGAGCAATTTAAAGCTCAAATGATACCACCAGAgtgtgattctgattctgattctgattctcaTTCTGAGGGCATATACATATCAGTAGCCTCTCAACAGagaccttcttcttccttccaaaCAAGGCAAGCTTTAG TGACATATTTGCAGCATAACTATGGAGGGATAACGGTATTTGGGTTCCTACTTGATCGAGGATTGCTTTATACTTTGTTTGCGTTTGAATTCTCTTTGGTCATGTGGATTCTTAGCAAGGTCGTTGTCTTATCTTAA